The Thermoanaerobacterium thermosaccharolyticum DSM 571 region GGATTAAAAGAGCCGGGACTTAATAATATAATACGCCATGGATACTCACTTTTAGGACTTATTACATTTTTTACAGCTGGCCCAAAAGAAGTAAGAGCATGGACTATAAAAAAAGGAACAAAAGCACCTCAAGCTGCCGGAAAAATACACACAGATTTTGAAAAAGGTTTTATACGAGCTGAAGTAATATCTTACAAAGATTATATAGAATCTGGCGGAGAGGTTGCTGCAAAAGAAAAAGGGTTAATGCGACTTGAGGGAAAAGATTACGTCGTAGAAGACGGCGACATAGTAGTATTTAGATTCAACGTATGATAAAACCCCATAGATGGTAATCTATGGGGTTTATTTTAACTATCTTGTTTTATCTTAATTTGGTCTATTACTAAACTATCTATAAATTTTTCATAGTCAATATTTTTTTCACCATCAATGACTTCCTCTAAATCTGGCTTTATTATAGGATGCTTCGGAACAAAAATTGTACAGCAGTCTTCATAAGGTCTTATTGATATGTCGTAAGTCCCAATTTTTTTGGATATTTCCACTATCTCACTTTTATCCATTCCAATTAATGGTCTAAACACAGGCATATGTGTTACCTCATTTGTACAGTACAAGCTTTCTATGGTTTGGCTTGCTACCTGTCCTAGGCTTTCACCTGTTATAAGCGCTTTTGCTCCGTACTTATTGGCAATATTTTCAGCAACCCTCATCATCATCCTTCTCATTATTATAGTCGTCATCTTTGGAGGGCATTTATCATATATGGCAAGCTGAAAATCCGTAAAATTAACTACATGCAAGTATATATCTTGCCCATATTCTGAAAGTTTCTTACACAAATCTATAACCTTGTCTTTTGCTCTCTCTTGTGTATAAGGCGGGCTATGAAAATACACAGCTTCTATTTCTACTCCTCTTTTCATCATCATCCAAGCAGCAACAGGGCTGTCTATTCCACCTGACAAAAGAACAACTGCCCTACCATTTGTCCCAAGTGGCATACCACCTATTCCATCTGTTATACCAGAATACAAATAAGCCTTCTCCCGTATTTCTATATTTAAGACGATGTCGGGATTATGCACATCAACATGAACATCTTCTACGTTCTGTAAGATTTTACCTCCAACCATCCTGCTTATTTCCATACTCTCATAAGGAAATGATTTATTGGGTCTCCTAGTCTCTACTTTAAAACTCTTACCTGAATAGCTTCTCATAAGCTCAATCGCTGCATTGTATATTGCATCAAGATCCAAATCAACCTTTTTCGCTACAGTTATACCAACTATGCCAAAAACTTTTTTAAGCTTATCTATAACCTCATTTACATTTCCGTCACATTCTACGTATATTCTACCATGGGTCTTCTCTACTTTTATTCCATCATAACCTTTTAATGCTTCTTTGATATTTTTAACAAGTTTATTCTCAAAAAATGCTCTATTATCGCCTTTTAGTGCTAATTCTCCATACTTTATAAGAATTATATCCATTTTTACCTCCTTTTGTATTTTCTTAAGAAATTCACTTTATCTTTCAAAGCATCTATTGTGTAATCTATCTCTTCATCTGTATTAAAAATGCTAAATGAAAATCTAATCGCTCCTTCAATATATTCATGACTTAATCCTATAGCCTTTAATACATGGCTTTCTGTATTTTTGTGAGACGAGCAAGCAGAACCTGTAGATACATATATACCCTTTTCTTCTAGTGCGTGAAGCAGTACTTCTCCTCTTACACCCAAAA contains the following coding sequences:
- the thiI gene encoding tRNA uracil 4-sulfurtransferase ThiI, with the protein product MDIILIKYGELALKGDNRAFFENKLVKNIKEALKGYDGIKVEKTHGRIYVECDGNVNEVIDKLKKVFGIVGITVAKKVDLDLDAIYNAAIELMRSYSGKSFKVETRRPNKSFPYESMEISRMVGGKILQNVEDVHVDVHNPDIVLNIEIREKAYLYSGITDGIGGMPLGTNGRAVVLLSGGIDSPVAAWMMMKRGVEIEAVYFHSPPYTQERAKDKVIDLCKKLSEYGQDIYLHVVNFTDFQLAIYDKCPPKMTTIIMRRMMMRVAENIANKYGAKALITGESLGQVASQTIESLYCTNEVTHMPVFRPLIGMDKSEIVEISKKIGTYDISIRPYEDCCTIFVPKHPIIKPDLEEVIDGEKNIDYEKFIDSLVIDQIKIKQDS